A window of the Oncorhynchus masou masou isolate Uvic2021 chromosome 13, UVic_Omas_1.1, whole genome shotgun sequence genome harbors these coding sequences:
- the LOC135553113 gene encoding integral membrane protein 2C-like, which produces MVKITFLSVAGQKVEKEENDGEKTEILITHPMEDDEELVLPLRSQRSPLNGLCCLTSGLVVFMSGLVLASIYVYRYYFIPQIPEESLFHCRVRYEDSVYAPLRGRQELEENVGIYLEDNYEQISVPVPHFGGSDPADIIHDFHRGLTAYHDIALDKCYVIELNTTIVMPPRNLWELLVNVKKGTYLPQTYIIQEEMVVTGKVHNMRQLGPFIYRLCNGKDTYRLKRHARRRINKREAANCHRIRHFENTFVVETVICDGA; this is translated from the exons ATGGTCAAGATCACTTTCCTGTCCGTCGCGGGTCAGAAAGTCGAGAAGGAGGAGAATGATGGCGAAAAGACCGAAATTCTCATAACCCATCCGATG GAGGATGATGAGGAGCTGGTTCTGCCTCTGCGCTCCCAGAGGTCTCCTCTGAACGGCCTATGTTGCCTGACCTCTGGCCTGGTGGTCTTCATGTCTGGCCTGGTGTTGGCCTCCATCTATGTCTATCGCTACTACTTCATACCCCAG ATCCCAGAGGAGAGTCTGTTCCACTGCAGGGTTCGTTATGAGGACTCAGTGTACGCCCCtctgagaggcagacaggagctggaggagaaCGTGGGCATCTACCTGGAAGACAACTATGAGCAGATCAGCGTGCCTGTGCCCCATTTTGGAGGAAGTGACCCTGCTGACATCATCCACGACTTTCACAGG GGACTGACAGCCTACCATGACATCGCTTTGGACAAATGCTATGTCATCGAGCTCAATACCACCATCGTCATGCCCCCACGGAACCTCTGGGAACTGCTGGTCAATGTTAAG AAGGGGACGTACCTTCCCCAGACCTACATTATCCAGGAGGAGATGGTTGTGACGGGGAAGGTTCATAACATGCGCCAGCTGGGGCCCTTCATCTACCGCCTGTGTAACGGCAAGGACACATACCGCCTGAAGCGCCACGCCCGCAGAC GCATCAACAAACGGGAAGCGGCGAACTGCCATCGCATCCGCCATTTTGAGAACACGTTTGTGGTTGAGACGGTCATCTGTGATGGAGCGTAA